The Candidatus Neomarinimicrobiota bacterium genomic sequence GAAAATGTCCCTTCCCTATGGATTGATATTGATCGGGAACATACTCCCGAAGAAATTCCCGGTAATCACCCCCCGGGATGAAACAAATGTCCTGACTTTCACCGGTGTTGGTACTTTCAAGTCCCAGTTCTGTTGCGATTGCTTTTATTTGATCCTTGGTCAAATCACCCAGGGGAAAACGGGTTCTGGCCAGTTGTTCCTGGGACAGCTGCCATAAATAATAGGACTGATCCTTTTTGGGATCTTTCCCTTTCAGCAATTCATAGCGTTTTGAAGATTTATTGTAACGGACCCGGGCATAATGGCCGGTAGCCACATAAGGGATTCCCTCTTCATCGGCTTTTTTCAGCAGTTTATCCCACTTGACAAAGCGGTTGCATTCCACACAGGGATTGGGCGTGCGGCCGTTGAAATATTCCCGGACAAAAGGGTTCACGACACGGTTTTCAAAAAGACGACACCTGTCTGATATTTCATGGGGGATTTTGAACCGGTCACATACCTGCTTTGCCTGTGCCGCATGATCTCTGGGATGAATGGCATCTCCAAACAGAGCGGTCAGTGCACATGTCAGAATGAGGGTGAGGCCTTTGACATCATATCCATCCTCCTGTAAAAGATGAACAGCCGTGGAACTGTCCACCCCGCCGCTCATTCCCAACAGAACACGGGGTTTATCCGGCTTATATAAGGGGGATTTATTCAATGCCCATTACCTGGATATAAATCCGGCGGTTCCGGGGATGATTATCATGATCCACAACAATGATTTGCTGCCAGGTTCCCAGCAGGACATCTCCCTTTGTGACCGGAAAACTTGTCCCGGGTCCCATCAGTGTTGCCCGCATGTGGGAAAAACCGTTGTCATCTCCCCAGGTTTCCGAATGACGGGACCGGATGGATTTGGGGATGAGTTTTTCCAGAATGTCCTTCATGTCCTGAACCAGAGCCGGTTCGTATTCAATACTCGTGACTGAAGCTGTAGAGCCGATGACAAACACATGGACAAGTCCTTCACGAATACCGCTTTTCTTTACACTATGACGTACCTTTTCGGTAATGTCCCGGATATCGCTGAAGCCGTTTGTAGACAGGCATATTTCTTCGCCATAGACTTTCATACATCCTCCATCCCGGGTAATGTGAAAAAAGTCCGGTTCAATGGCAAGCTTAATCCTCTTTTTCTTTCAGGTTCATCTGCAGGAATAATCCGGCGCTGATAAGCAAGAGTCCAATCAGGCTTGAAGGATGAATGGCTTCCTGTAAAAAAGTCCGGATGAAAATCAGGGACAGAAAAGGGGAGAGGTAAATAACATTTGAAATGACGGCAACGGAGCGGGTTTTTTCCAGGGCTTTCTGCCATATCAGAAAAGGGAGGCTCATTTCAAAAAGACCGGTATAAATACCTCCAAACCATGTCCGGGAATGACTTGGAATAAGGGCAAAACCGCTTGCTGACAAGATAATCATGACAATGAAAGCTCCGCTAAAATAGAGTCCCATGCGCAGCGTGCCCGGCAGGGGAATGTTAGACTGGAGCATCCAGAAGGCGGTCCACAAAAGAGCCGAGCCCAGAGCCAGCATGGACCCCGGAAGATCCTCCGCTCCCTTCAGAGAGAAGGTTCCGCGGGTGAGGACAACAATGGCTCCGCTGAGACTGATAAGGAGAAAGAAAATTCTTGCCATATTTGCCGGTTCCCGTTTTAAAAGCATGGCTGCCGCCGCCATAAAAACCGGCCAGGTAAAATTGATGATCTGGGCCGATTGGGCCGGAAGACGGTCGTAGGCGACAAACAGCACCGAGTAATAGGTAAGCGGCATTAAGAGTCCCGTCCCCAATGCCTTGAGCACATTCTGAAGAGAGATGGATACTTTTCTAGCTTGAAAAAATCCTGCGGGGATTAAAACCAGGCAGGCTGTCAGGACGGAAACAAAGAGGAGTTCCGCTGGAGTACCTGTCCGGAGGGTAAGTTTAAAAGCGGTGGCAACAGTGGACCACATGAGAAGGGCCATGCCGGCTAGTATCACCGCCTGTTGGGTCTCTTTTCTCATGAAGGAATTTAGAAAAGCTTTGTTGGATTCCAAACAGCTTGAGATAAAGAGTGAAAAAGTCCTAACTTTATATGAATTTCATGTAGAGAGGCTTTTCATGAAGGATATTAAAAAACGGGTGGAAGAACTGACCCGTGAGCTCAATGAACACAATTATCGTTATTATGTCCTGGATGATCCTGTGGTTTCGGATGCGGAATATGACCGTCAATTCAGGGAACTGGTAGATCTGGAAGAGAAATATCCCCAATACCGCCGTCCTGATTCACCTACGCAACGGGTGGGGGCAGAGCCCCTGGAAGCTTTTGGGACCCTTGTGCACCGTACGCCTATGCTGAGTCTGGAAAATGCCATGAATGAAGGAGAGATCCGGGATTTCATTCGCCGTGTACGGAAAGAAGCGGGTGAGAATAGTAGTCTGACCTGGGTCGGGGAACCCAAACTGGATGGCCTGGGTGTGGAATTGATATATGAAAAGGGAATTTTTACAGCCGGGGCCACCCGGGGGGATGGTTATCGGGGGGAAAATATCACCCAAAACCTGAAAACCATCCGCCAGATTCCATTGAAACTCCGGGGGGATGATATCCCGGACATCGTGGAAGTCCGGGGTGAGGTGATGATATCCCATGAAAACTTTGAAAAGTTGAACCGTGAACGGGAAAAGGCGGGAGAATCCCTTTTTGCCAATCCCCGGAATGCGGCGGCCGGTTCCCTCAGGCAGCTGAATCCGTCTGTGACCGCCAAACGACCTCTTGAAATTTTTATTTATTCTCCCGGAGAGATCAGCGGAATGACTTTTGAAACACACTGGGAATTTTTAGAACAGTTGAAAAAATGGGGGTTCCGGGTCAATCCGTATGCCCGTTTGCTGAAAGAGGATGAGGAAGTTATTAACTATTTTCGAAAAATGGAAAAGGACCGCGAATCACTCACATATGATATTGACGGGGTGGTGATTAAAGTCAATGAAATGGCTCTTCATAAAAAGCTGGGCATGCGGACCCGCACACCCCGGTGGGCGATTGCCGGGAAATTCAAAGCCCGCCAGGAAACAACCCGGATTGTGGATATTGAAGCCAGTGTCGGACGGACAGGTGTGATTACACCGGTGGCTATTCTGGAGCCGGTCCAAATCGGAGGTGTGACGGTGAGCCGTGCCACCCTCCATAATCAGGATGAAATTGACCGGAAAGATATCCGGATCGGAGATACGGTGGTTGTGGAAAGGGCCGGGGATGTAATTCCGAAAGTTATCAAAGTGATTCCGGAAAAACGGCCGGAAGACAGCAAACCGTACCATCTTCCTGAAACCTGTCCTGTCTGCGGTAGTGAAACCTCCCGGTTGGAGGATAATGTGGCCATCTGCTGTACCAATATCTCGTGTCCGGCTCAGCTCAAAGCCAGCATTTCCCATTTCGTCTCCCGGAAGGGCATGGATATTGAAGGATTGGGTGAGAAAATTGTGGATCAGTTGATTCAGGAAGGGTTGGTGAAGTCGCCGGCGGATCTTTACCGGTTAAAAGAGGAGGATCTCCGTGACCTGGACCGTTTTGGTGAAAAATCAGCCGCGAACCTCATCGAGGCTGTTGAGCATTCCAAATCCCGGCCTCTCCGGGCCTTGATATATGCCCTGGGAATTCCGAATACGGGGGAATATCTCAGCCGGATCCTGGCTGAAATCTTTGGGTCTGTGGATGCCCTCATGGATGCATCCCGGGAGGAACTGGACAGCATCGAAGGAATCGGTCCCGTGGTGGCGGAGGGGATTACCATCTATTTTGAAAATGAACAAAACCGCAAACTGGTCCGGGAATTACAGAATGCGGGCATCAATCCCACGGTGGAAAAAGACACGAAAGAATCTCAGATATTTTCCGGAAAGACCTTTGTCTTTACCGGTTCGCTTGAAAAATTCACACGGGATGAGGCAAAAGAGATGGTCCGCCTGAGAGGCGGCTCGGCCACAGGCAGTGTCAGCCGTAAAACCGATTATGTGGTTGCCGGTCCCGGCGCCGGTTCAAAGCTGGAAAAAGCAAAATCTCTGGGGATTAAAATTCTCAGTGAAGATGAATTTTTAAAGATGGTTAAGGGATGAGTAGCGAGTAGCGAGGGACGAGGGGGAGATGAGGCGTAGGGGTAGACCCGTG encodes the following:
- the mnmA gene encoding tRNA 2-thiouridine(34) synthase MnmA, which encodes MNKSPLYKPDKPRVLLGMSGGVDSSTAVHLLQEDGYDVKGLTLILTCALTALFGDAIHPRDHAAQAKQVCDRFKIPHEISDRCRLFENRVVNPFVREYFNGRTPNPCVECNRFVKWDKLLKKADEEGIPYVATGHYARVRYNKSSKRYELLKGKDPKKDQSYYLWQLSQEQLARTRFPLGDLTKDQIKAIATELGLESTNTGESQDICFIPGGDYREFLREYVPDQYQSIGKGHFLTQDGEIVGDHPGYFHFTIGQRRGLRLALGYPVYVLEIRPRSNEVIVGPKEALIRTQTHVSRVNWVSIPAPEKPVEALVKIRYRHKGLRALLNPLSQDRIFIKFIDTSEAVTPGQSAVFYDGERVLGGGIIEGA
- a CDS encoding YjbQ family protein, whose protein sequence is MKVYGEEICLSTNGFSDIRDITEKVRHSVKKSGIREGLVHVFVIGSTASVTSIEYEPALVQDMKDILEKLIPKSIRSRHSETWGDDNGFSHMRATLMGPGTSFPVTKGDVLLGTWQQIIVVDHDNHPRNRRIYIQVMGIE
- a CDS encoding DMT family transporter — encoded protein: MRKETQQAVILAGMALLMWSTVATAFKLTLRTGTPAELLFVSVLTACLVLIPAGFFQARKVSISLQNVLKALGTGLLMPLTYYSVLFVAYDRLPAQSAQIINFTWPVFMAAAAMLLKREPANMARIFFLLISLSGAIVVLTRGTFSLKGAEDLPGSMLALGSALLWTAFWMLQSNIPLPGTLRMGLYFSGAFIVMIILSASGFALIPSHSRTWFGGIYTGLFEMSLPFLIWQKALEKTRSVAVISNVIYLSPFLSLIFIRTFLQEAIHPSSLIGLLLISAGLFLQMNLKEKED
- the ligA gene encoding NAD-dependent DNA ligase LigA, giving the protein MKDIKKRVEELTRELNEHNYRYYVLDDPVVSDAEYDRQFRELVDLEEKYPQYRRPDSPTQRVGAEPLEAFGTLVHRTPMLSLENAMNEGEIRDFIRRVRKEAGENSSLTWVGEPKLDGLGVELIYEKGIFTAGATRGDGYRGENITQNLKTIRQIPLKLRGDDIPDIVEVRGEVMISHENFEKLNREREKAGESLFANPRNAAAGSLRQLNPSVTAKRPLEIFIYSPGEISGMTFETHWEFLEQLKKWGFRVNPYARLLKEDEEVINYFRKMEKDRESLTYDIDGVVIKVNEMALHKKLGMRTRTPRWAIAGKFKARQETTRIVDIEASVGRTGVITPVAILEPVQIGGVTVSRATLHNQDEIDRKDIRIGDTVVVERAGDVIPKVIKVIPEKRPEDSKPYHLPETCPVCGSETSRLEDNVAICCTNISCPAQLKASISHFVSRKGMDIEGLGEKIVDQLIQEGLVKSPADLYRLKEEDLRDLDRFGEKSAANLIEAVEHSKSRPLRALIYALGIPNTGEYLSRILAEIFGSVDALMDASREELDSIEGIGPVVAEGITIYFENEQNRKLVRELQNAGINPTVEKDTKESQIFSGKTFVFTGSLEKFTRDEAKEMVRLRGGSATGSVSRKTDYVVAGPGAGSKLEKAKSLGIKILSEDEFLKMVKG